A single region of the Oleispira antarctica RB-8 genome encodes:
- a CDS encoding Dyp-type peroxidase family protein, with product MNIDVAQKGLFEEEKRHGRFLEYRIKSSSNDEELKAALKDLIRYVADIDGLNLNVAFGSSCWDRLNPSWRPAELVPFLTLGADAEIDPDGLVMLGTQGDIFIWLNSADAELIPHAVIEIYQKMQLLADIQLDLEGIKNKQSRDLIGFVDGTENEKGDERLGVALIPEGKVGAGGSYVISQRWQHDLVKFNHLPIPEQENVVGRTKEKDEELDEDVMPENSHVSRTDAKVDGVDMKIYRRSYPYMASQLNIAGSEQEKIKPDHGLYFLAFACEMQRFTVQLDRMLGLTEDGISDKLMQFSKAKTGSYWFMPSQIDLTNLIK from the coding sequence TTGAACATTGACGTCGCACAAAAAGGACTATTTGAAGAAGAGAAACGTCACGGACGCTTCTTGGAATATCGAATTAAATCCTCAAGTAATGATGAGGAATTAAAAGCGGCTTTAAAAGATTTAATTCGATATGTCGCTGATATTGATGGTTTGAATCTGAATGTCGCTTTTGGTTCAAGTTGCTGGGATCGATTAAATCCAAGCTGGCGTCCTGCTGAGCTTGTTCCTTTTCTCACTTTGGGTGCTGATGCTGAAATAGATCCCGATGGATTAGTTATGCTTGGCACTCAAGGCGATATTTTTATTTGGTTAAACAGTGCTGATGCCGAATTGATTCCTCACGCAGTGATTGAGATTTATCAAAAAATGCAGCTGTTGGCTGACATACAGTTAGATCTTGAAGGCATTAAGAATAAACAATCGCGCGACTTGATTGGTTTTGTTGATGGTACAGAAAATGAAAAAGGTGATGAGCGTTTAGGTGTCGCTTTGATTCCTGAAGGTAAGGTTGGCGCTGGGGGAAGTTATGTTATTTCTCAGCGTTGGCAGCATGATCTCGTTAAGTTTAATCATCTACCCATACCCGAACAAGAGAACGTGGTAGGGCGTACTAAAGAAAAAGATGAAGAGCTTGATGAAGATGTGATGCCAGAAAATTCACACGTTAGTCGCACGGATGCTAAGGTCGATGGCGTTGATATGAAAATTTATCGCCGCAGTTATCCTTATATGGCAAGTCAGCTAAATATCGCAGGTTCGGAACAAGAAAAAATCAAGCCTGATCACGGTTTATATTTTTTAGCGTTTGCGTGCGAAATGCAGCGCTTTACCGTTCAACTCGATCGTATGTTAGGGCTAACAGAAGATGGTATTAGCGATAAGTTAATGCAGTTTTCTAAAGCTAAAACGGGGTCTTATTGGTTTATGCCAAGCCAAATTGATTTAACCAATTTAATAAAATAA
- the acnB gene encoding Aconitate hydratase 2 produces the protein MSLYTEYLEEIEVRKNDLGLNPKPIDTADLLSEIIAQIKDTGNAAREASLDFFIYNTIPGTTSAAVVKAAFLKDIALGTETVAEITPEFALEQLSHMKGGPSVEALLDIALSDDAQAKAAGEVLKSQVFLYEADTSRIADAFKAGNAIAKDLLESYAAAEFFTKLPEIPAKIDVVTYIAAEGDISTDLLSPGNQSHSRADRELHGQCMITPEAQQEIVALGKKHPNAKVMLIAEKGTMGVGSSRMSGVNNVALWAGEKTSPYIPFINNAPVVAGTNGIAPIFLTTVGVTGGIGLDLKNWVKKVDAEGNTVKDANGDNVLEEAYSVATGTVLTIDTAAKKLYNGDKELVDVSDAFSPQKVEFMKAGGSYALTFGKKLQTFAAETLGIQAPTVFAPSKEISVEGQGLTAVEKIFNRNAVGVASSTPLHTGSDVRVKVNIVGSQDTTGPMTCQELESMAASTISPSVDGAFQSGCHTASVWDNKAKANTPKLMAFMNDFGVITARDPKGVYHSMTDVIHKVLNDITIDDRAIIIGGDSHTRMSKGVAFGADSGTVAIALATGECAMPIPESVKVTFKGQMKDHIDFRDVVHSTQAQMLNKFGENVFQGRVIEVQIGTLLADQAFTFTDWTAEMKAKASICISTDDTLVQSLELSKARIQIMINKGMDNATNMLQGLIDLADKRIAGIQSGEEPALAPDDTATYFAEMVVDLDLIDEPMIADPDVNNEDASKRYTHDVIRQASFYDGRKVDLGFVGSCMVHKGDMQIIAAMLRNLEKNGPITFNSPLVVAPPTYNIVDELKAEGDWEVLAKYAGFTFDDSHPKEAARTKYENIMYLERPGCNLCMGNQEKAEAGDTVLATSTRLFQGRVVEDSTEKKGESLLGSTPMVVLASILGRFPTIAEYKAAVEGINLTSFAPPSEDLARPAIPLKAV, from the coding sequence ATGAGCTTGTATACAGAATACCTAGAAGAAATTGAGGTTCGTAAAAACGATCTTGGTTTGAACCCAAAGCCTATTGATACTGCTGATCTTTTATCAGAAATCATTGCTCAGATTAAAGATACTGGCAATGCAGCTCGCGAAGCTTCTCTAGACTTCTTCATCTACAATACGATTCCTGGTACTACAAGTGCTGCTGTCGTTAAAGCGGCGTTCTTGAAAGACATCGCTCTTGGTACAGAGACTGTTGCCGAAATTACTCCTGAATTCGCTCTTGAGCAACTTTCTCACATGAAAGGCGGCCCTTCTGTTGAAGCGCTTCTAGACATCGCACTTTCTGACGACGCACAAGCGAAAGCCGCTGGTGAAGTTCTTAAGTCTCAGGTTTTCTTGTACGAAGCAGATACTTCACGCATTGCTGACGCTTTCAAAGCCGGCAACGCCATTGCTAAAGATCTTCTAGAAAGCTACGCAGCTGCAGAGTTCTTTACCAAGCTTCCTGAAATCCCAGCGAAAATCGATGTTGTTACCTACATCGCTGCTGAAGGCGACATCTCTACTGACCTTCTTTCTCCTGGCAATCAGTCTCACTCACGTGCTGACCGCGAATTACACGGCCAGTGCATGATTACTCCTGAAGCTCAGCAAGAAATCGTTGCGCTTGGTAAGAAGCACCCCAATGCTAAAGTGATGCTAATCGCTGAAAAAGGCACAATGGGTGTTGGTTCTTCTCGTATGTCAGGTGTTAACAACGTGGCACTTTGGGCTGGCGAAAAGACTTCTCCTTACATCCCATTCATCAACAACGCACCGGTTGTTGCAGGAACTAACGGCATCGCGCCAATCTTCTTGACGACTGTTGGTGTGACTGGCGGTATCGGTCTTGACCTTAAAAACTGGGTTAAGAAAGTAGATGCTGAAGGCAACACAGTTAAAGATGCTAACGGCGACAACGTATTAGAAGAAGCTTACTCTGTAGCAACAGGTACAGTTCTTACGATTGATACTGCAGCTAAGAAGCTTTACAACGGCGACAAAGAGCTAGTAGACGTTTCTGACGCGTTCTCTCCTCAGAAAGTTGAATTCATGAAAGCCGGCGGTTCATACGCGCTAACTTTCGGTAAGAAGCTACAGACGTTTGCTGCTGAAACACTAGGCATCCAAGCACCTACAGTATTCGCTCCTTCTAAAGAAATCTCTGTTGAAGGCCAAGGCCTGACGGCTGTTGAAAAAATATTCAACCGTAATGCAGTAGGCGTAGCCTCTTCTACTCCTCTTCACACCGGTTCTGACGTTCGCGTTAAAGTGAACATCGTTGGTTCTCAAGATACGACAGGTCCGATGACTTGCCAAGAACTTGAATCAATGGCGGCTTCTACTATTTCTCCAAGTGTTGATGGTGCCTTCCAGTCTGGTTGTCACACAGCATCTGTATGGGATAACAAAGCTAAAGCTAATACGCCTAAATTGATGGCATTCATGAACGACTTCGGCGTAATCACTGCACGTGATCCGAAAGGCGTTTACCACTCAATGACTGACGTAATCCACAAGGTATTGAACGACATCACTATTGATGATCGCGCAATTATCATTGGTGGTGACTCGCATACTCGTATGTCTAAGGGCGTAGCATTCGGTGCTGACTCTGGTACGGTAGCAATCGCATTGGCAACTGGCGAATGTGCTATGCCAATTCCTGAGTCTGTTAAAGTAACCTTTAAAGGCCAGATGAAAGACCACATCGATTTCCGTGATGTTGTTCACTCTACTCAAGCCCAGATGCTTAACAAGTTCGGCGAAAACGTTTTCCAAGGCCGTGTAATCGAAGTTCAAATCGGAACTTTGCTTGCTGACCAAGCGTTTACGTTCACTGATTGGACTGCAGAAATGAAAGCTAAGGCTTCTATCTGTATTTCTACTGACGATACTTTGGTTCAATCTCTAGAGCTATCGAAAGCCCGTATCCAGATCATGATCAACAAAGGCATGGATAACGCTACTAACATGCTTCAAGGTCTTATCGATCTTGCTGACAAGCGTATTGCAGGCATCCAGTCTGGTGAAGAGCCAGCACTTGCTCCTGATGACACGGCTACGTACTTCGCTGAAATGGTTGTAGATCTAGACTTGATCGACGAGCCAATGATTGCTGACCCAGACGTAAACAACGAAGACGCTTCTAAGCGTTATACGCACGATGTTATCCGTCAAGCGTCTTTCTACGATGGCCGTAAAGTTGATTTAGGCTTTGTTGGTTCTTGCATGGTTCACAAAGGCGACATGCAAATCATCGCGGCTATGCTTCGTAACCTAGAGAAGAACGGTCCTATCACGTTCAACTCTCCTCTAGTGGTAGCGCCACCTACGTACAACATCGTTGACGAACTAAAAGCTGAAGGCGATTGGGAAGTTCTAGCGAAATACGCTGGTTTCACTTTCGATGATTCACATCCAAAAGAAGCAGCACGTACTAAGTACGAAAACATCATGTACCTAGAACGCCCTGGTTGTAACCTTTGCATGGGCAACCAAGAGAAAGCAGAAGCAGGTGATACTGTTCTTGCTACTTCTACTCGTCTTTTCCAAGGCCGTGTTGTAGAAGACTCTACTGAGAAGAAAGGTGAATCTCTACTAGGTTCAACTCCAATGGTTGTACTGGCTTCTATCCTAGGCCGTTTCCCAACGATTGCTGAGTACAAAGCAGCGGTTGAAGGTATTAACCTAACAAGCTTCGCGCCACCGTCTGAAGACCTAGCGCGCCCAGCAATTCCTCTTAAAGCTGTTTAA
- the pdxB gene encoding Erythronate-4-phosphate dehydrogenase yields the protein MQIVADENIPLLEQFFSEFGEIRKVAGRTMTSEDVKDADILLVRSVTKVNETLIANSPVKFIGTCTIGTDHIDLAYLDALNQQRRANNQQKIAFSSAPGCNAEAVVDYVLSAVSVLIDKRDQIFQDLSVGIIGVGNVGFRLRRRLEAMGVTVIAVDPFKDAEEVGELSALDDALKADVVSLHIPITLAEDAAEHATYHLINEQRLQKMQPNACLINTCRGSVVDNTALKAHMDKYADFESIIDVWEGEPNLDLQLMNRCMLATPHIAGYSLDGKMRGTEQVYQACCQTFGLPIRNKLAQYLPEPSIKKIKFGDSVPVRQALRTAIRAVYEVRVDDGIMRSTLLRTNGEPQAMRTQFDLLRKNYPLRRDIPTMRVEVPSKRQDLQQALAAAGFDVRMGKR from the coding sequence GTGCAAATCGTTGCCGATGAGAACATTCCCTTATTAGAACAATTCTTTAGTGAATTTGGTGAGATTCGTAAAGTCGCGGGTCGTACTATGACGAGCGAGGATGTGAAAGATGCGGATATTCTTTTAGTGCGTTCGGTAACGAAAGTGAATGAGACTTTGATTGCTAACAGTCCGGTGAAGTTCATAGGTACCTGCACTATTGGTACCGATCATATCGATCTAGCTTATTTAGATGCCTTAAATCAGCAGCGTAGAGCTAATAACCAACAAAAAATCGCTTTCTCCAGCGCCCCAGGCTGTAATGCCGAAGCGGTGGTGGATTATGTGCTGAGTGCCGTTAGTGTATTGATTGATAAGCGCGATCAAATTTTCCAAGATCTTTCAGTGGGTATCATTGGCGTAGGTAATGTGGGTTTTCGTTTACGCCGCCGCTTAGAAGCCATGGGTGTTACTGTGATTGCGGTTGATCCATTTAAGGACGCTGAAGAGGTGGGCGAGTTATCGGCTCTTGATGATGCTTTAAAGGCCGATGTGGTGAGTTTGCACATTCCTATAACATTAGCCGAAGACGCCGCTGAACATGCAACCTATCATTTAATCAATGAACAGCGTTTGCAGAAGATGCAGCCGAATGCATGCTTGATTAATACCTGCCGCGGTTCTGTGGTCGACAATACGGCGTTAAAGGCTCACATGGATAAGTATGCTGATTTTGAAAGCATTATCGATGTGTGGGAAGGAGAGCCAAATCTAGATTTGCAACTCATGAATCGTTGTATGTTGGCGACGCCACATATTGCGGGTTATTCATTAGATGGAAAAATGCGCGGCACTGAACAAGTGTATCAAGCATGCTGCCAAACCTTTGGTTTGCCTATTCGCAATAAATTAGCGCAGTATTTGCCTGAGCCGTCGATTAAGAAAATTAAATTTGGTGACAGTGTGCCTGTTCGTCAAGCATTGCGTACCGCCATTCGAGCGGTATATGAAGTGCGAGTAGATGACGGTATTATGCGATCGACTTTATTGCGCACCAATGGTGAGCCGCAGGCGATGCGTACTCAGTTTGATCTGCTAAGAAAAAATTATCCTTTGCGTCGTGATATTCCTACGATGCGTGTCGAAGTGCCGAGTAAGCGTCAAGATTTACAGCAAGCGCTAGCCGCGGCGGGTTTTGATGTTCGTATGGGCAAGCGTTAA
- a CDS encoding Formate C-acetyltransferase produces the protein MSDRIEILKNSVNNAIRAICPERAILWTEYYKNKLNRNKPVEIQAAEAMCYVLQNKSIEIYPDELVVGNYTSHRVGGIIYPEKAGLSALAEIFTFHKRKVNPLSTSRGDRFRLFSIIPFWLNRNVLYIAPIKKPLSLFIVRLSSLESREAVFLSNQ, from the coding sequence ATGAGCGATCGCATTGAAATCCTAAAAAACTCAGTTAATAATGCCATTCGAGCGATTTGTCCGGAAAGAGCCATTCTTTGGACGGAATACTACAAGAATAAATTGAATCGAAATAAGCCGGTAGAAATACAGGCCGCTGAAGCCATGTGTTATGTACTGCAAAATAAAAGTATAGAAATATATCCCGATGAACTGGTAGTCGGAAATTACACCTCCCATAGAGTGGGAGGAATTATCTATCCAGAAAAGGCAGGGCTTTCGGCACTCGCTGAAATTTTTACTTTTCATAAACGTAAAGTAAACCCCTTATCGACATCAAGAGGGGACCGCTTCCGACTCTTTTCAATTATCCCTTTTTGGTTAAATCGTAACGTCTTATATATTGCACCCATAAAAAAACCGCTCTCCCTTTTCATCGTTAGACTTTCGTCATTAGAATCAAGGGAAGCGGTTTTTTTAAGCAATCAGTAA
- a CDS encoding Sterol desaturase-like gives MQLFSFITETLTDLFGREPTLNEMILIPMVPIFVLGFLVEWLYRRIKSGNWAATKGQAFYIPEVFANFSLGGGYYVFGAVMNIVYVAAVYIFVWDHRLYTIPVNALTIILAFFVQEFCYYWYHRTAHRVRWFWSQHVSHHSGEIMNMSTAARQSILNGIVGTWIFFAPAVFIGFSPDLILGLLGLNLAFQWFVHTESITKLHPWLEWSLNTPSNHRVHHGRNPQYIDKNFGGVIMIYDHIFSTYEAEKEKAEYGIVKQIKSYNWFVMNLHELVDMIRDVMAPGKLSERLKHLWKPPEWERSGHTPIHTWTTVQMDGKQTGNTAAEEVETAKTDSKMVEVK, from the coding sequence CAATGGTCCCTATTTTTGTTTTGGGCTTTCTTGTTGAGTGGCTCTATCGAAGAATTAAAAGCGGAAACTGGGCAGCCACAAAAGGGCAGGCATTTTATATTCCCGAGGTTTTTGCCAACTTTTCGTTAGGCGGTGGTTACTACGTCTTCGGTGCGGTTATGAACATAGTTTATGTCGCAGCTGTTTATATTTTCGTCTGGGATCATCGTCTCTATACCATCCCTGTGAATGCCCTCACAATAATTCTGGCATTTTTTGTTCAAGAATTTTGTTACTACTGGTATCACCGTACAGCACATAGAGTGCGCTGGTTTTGGTCGCAACACGTATCCCATCACAGCGGCGAAATCATGAATATGTCTACGGCGGCGCGACAAAGCATTCTTAATGGCATTGTGGGCACTTGGATATTCTTCGCACCGGCTGTTTTCATCGGTTTTAGCCCCGACCTAATTCTTGGTTTATTAGGATTGAACCTCGCATTCCAGTGGTTTGTGCATACCGAAAGCATTACAAAGTTGCACCCGTGGTTGGAATGGTCACTAAATACGCCGTCTAACCACCGCGTGCACCACGGACGTAACCCACAATATATTGATAAAAACTTCGGCGGAGTCATCATGATCTACGACCATATTTTTTCAACCTATGAGGCAGAAAAAGAAAAGGCCGAATACGGCATCGTAAAACAGATCAAAAGCTATAACTGGTTTGTAATGAACCTGCATGAACTTGTCGATATGATTCGAGACGTGATGGCACCCGGCAAGCTTTCCGAGCGGCTAAAGCATCTTTGGAAGCCACCGGAGTGGGAGCGTTCAGGTCATACACCTATTCATACCTGGACAACCGTACAGATGGACGGAAAACAGACAGGAAATACGGCCGCTGAAGAAGTCGAGACGGCCAAAACAGACTCTAAGATGGTGGAAGTAAAATGA